Proteins from a genomic interval of Zingiber officinale cultivar Zhangliang chromosome 1B, Zo_v1.1, whole genome shotgun sequence:
- the LOC121969065 gene encoding potassium transporter 7-like: protein MAEGGNGHLVKMDSTESRWVARDEEDDSNEEEDDSSRRRSYESDEEEENVEQRLIRTGHRIDSFDVEALEVHGAHRNDFENATPGRHIVLALQTLGVVFGDVGTSPLYTLDVMFNKYPLVQQEDVLGALSLVLYTLILVSLVKYIFVVLWANDDGEGGTFALYSLICRNAKASLLPNQLPSDARISSFRLKVPSPELERSLKIKEHLEKSLMLKKLLLILVLFGTAMVIADGVVTPAMSVMSAFNGLKVGISSIEQEEVVMISIASLIVLFSVQRFGTSKVGLAVGPALFIWFCSLGGFGIYNLLKYGTFVLRAFNPLYIYYYYKRNPTEAWLSLGGCVLCITGSEAMFADLCYFSVRSVQLTFVFLVLPCLLLGYLGQGAFLLENLTQNEQVFFSSIPRGAFWPVFFIATIAALIASRAMTTATFSCIKQSIALGCFPRLKIIHTSRKFMGQIYIPVINWFLLVFCVAFVVSFGSIYKMGNAYGIAELGIMIMTTILVTIIMLLIWQINIMIVLCFLTFFLGLELLFFSSVLGSVVDGSWVMLVFAAVLFMIMYIWNYGSKLKYETEVKQKLSMDLILDLGCSLGTIRAPGIGLVYNELVRGIPAIFGHFLTTLPAIHSMILFVCIKYVPVPVVPQTERFLFRRICPKSYHMFRCIARYGYKDVRKEHHQTFEQLLIESLEKFVRREAQERSLESDEDADTDFEKEDSSTNILVAPNGSVYSLGVPLLSGYGPIDKASSEASTSFDEPRDECLTEAHFSLERELSFIHKAKESGVVYLLGHGDIRARKESWFIKKLVINYFYAFLRKNCRRGIASLSVPHTNLMQVGMTYMV, encoded by the exons ATGGCGGAGGGAGGGAACGGGCACCTCGTCAAGATGGACTCCACCGAATCCCGGTGGGTCGCCCGCGACGAGGAGGACGACTCGAACGAGGAAGAAGATGATTCGTCTCGCAGGAGGAGCTACGAGTCGGATGAGGAAGAGGAAAATGTGGAACAGAGGCTGATCCGGACTGGCCACCGAATCGACTCCTTCGACGTCGAAGCTCTCGAGGTCCATGGAGCTCATAGAAATGACTTTGAG AATGCTACTCCGGGAAGGCACATAGTGCTTGCTCTTCAGACGCTTGGAGTTGTATTTGGGGATGTTGGGACGAGCCCATTGTACACTCTTGATGTCATGTTCAATAAGTATCCTCTTGTTCAGCAGGAAGATGTTCTAGGAGCACTCTCTCTTGTTCTATATACATTGATTTTGGTGTCACTTGTCAAATATATCTTCGTTGTCCTTTGGGCTAATGATGACGGTGAAG GAGGAACATTTGCATTGTATTCTTTGATTTGCAGGAATGCAAAGGCTAGCCTTCTTCCAAATCAGTTGCCTTCTGATGCTCGCATATCAAGTTTCAGGCTGAAGGTTCCATCTCCAGAACTAGAAAGGTCTTTGAAAATCAAGGAGCATCTTGAAAAGTCTTTAATGTTAAAAAAGCTGCTGTTGATATTGGTTCTATTTGGTACGGCTATGGTGATTGCTGATGGTGTCGTCACTCCAGCAATGTCAG tGATGTCTGCTTTCAATGGGTTGAAAGTTGGAATATCTAGCATCGAGCAAG AAGAAGTGGTGATGATCTCAATTGCATCTCTTATAGTCCTGTTCAGTGTTCAGAGGTTTGGAACAAGTAAAGTAGGGCTTGCTGTTGGTCCAGCATTATTCATATGGTTTTGCTCACTTGGAGGCTTTGGAATTTATAACCTTTTAAAGTATGGAACATTTGTTCTTAGAGCATTTAACCCTCTTTATATATACTACTACTACAAGAGAAATCCAACTGAGGCATGGTTGTCTCTGGGGGGTTGTGTTCTTTGCATAACAG GTTCTGAGGCAATGTTTGCTGACCTTTGCTATTTCTCAGTTAGATCTGTACAG CTTACTTTTGTATTTCTCGTTCTTCCATGCCTTCTCTTGGGATACCTTGGTCAGGGTGCATTTCTTTTGGAAAATTTAACTCAAAATGAGCAGGTCTTCTTTTCATCGATCCCCA GAGGAGCTTTCTGGCCGGTATTCTTTATAGCCACTATAGCTGCACTAATTGCAAGTCGGGCAATGACAACAGCAACTTTTTCATGCATAAAACAATCAATAGCTCTTGGTTGTTTTCCCCGACTTAAAATCATACACACATCTCGGAAGTTCATGGGCCAAATATACATTCCAGTGATAAACTGGTTTCTGCTGGTTTTCTGTGTGGCATTTGTTGTTTCCTTTGGGAGCATATATAAGATGGGCAATGCATATG GCATTGCTGAACTTGGCATAATGATCATGACCACAATCTTAGTGACTATCATTATGCTTCTTATATGGCAGATTAACATTATGATTGTGCTCTGTTTCTTAACCTTCTTTCTGGGGTTGGAATTGCTTTTCTTCTCTTCGGTTTTGGGCAGTGTGGTGGATGGAAGTTGGGTGATGTTAGTTTTTGCAGCGGTATTATTCATGATAATGTACATATGGAATTATGGCAGCAAGCTTAAGTATGAAACTGAAGTGAAACAGAAGCTATCAATGGACTTGATATTGGATCTTGGTTGCAGCCTGGGTACTATTAGGGCCCCTGGAATTGGCTTAGTTTATAATGAGCTGGTTAGAGGAATCCCTGCAATCTTTGGTCATTTCTTGACCACCTTGCCAGCAATTCACTCAATGATCCTATTTGTGTGCATAAAATATGTGCCTGTTCCTGTAGTGCCACAGACTGAAAGGTTCCTGTTTAGGCGCATCTGCCCCAAGAGCTATCACATGTTCCGTTGCATTGCTCG ATATGGCTACAAGGATGTGCGAAAGGAACATCACCAAACATTTGAACAGCTTTTGATTGAAAGCCTGGAGAAGTTTGTACGTCGAGAAGCTCAAGAACGGTCACTCGAGAGTGATGAAGATGCTGACACAGattttgagaaagaagattcaTCCACAAACATTCTTGTCGCTCCCAATGGCAGTGTATACTCCCTCGGTGTGCCACTCTTGTCTGGTTATGGCCCCATTGATAAGGCAAGCTCGGAAGCTAGTACTTCCTTTGATGAGCCACGTGACGAGTGTCTGACAGAAGCACACTTTAGCCTCGAACGAGAGCTCTCATTCATACACAAGGCAAAAGAATCAGGGGTTGTTTATCTCCTTGGGCACGGTGACATTAGGGCGAGAAAGGAATCTTGGTTTATAAAGAAGTTGGTTATAAACTACTTCTATGCGTTCCTTAGAAAGAACTGCAGAAGAGGTATTGCATCTTTAAGTGTTCCCCACACAAATCTGATGCAGGTGGGCATGACTTACATGGTCTGA